In Paludibaculum fermentans, the genomic stretch AGGCTATCCCGGCAAACTGGAGCAGCGAAATCCCGCCCTGCCGCCAGCATGTTGCGCCACACCGGATCTTCCGACCCCATGCGGAACGCCATCGGCACCACTTCGTCCACCGGCAGATCCTTCATCCACGAATCCGCGCCGCACCACGACACCAGCGCGGTCATCGACAGGAAGACATCCGGCCCCAGCCGCGTTCGCAGCTCCCGCAGCAATCCCCGGTAATTCTCCAGCTCCGACACCGGGGCGTCGTAGTCGACCTGCACGGCTCGGGCCTTGGTCGTCTGGACGATCTTCACTACCGCTGCCGCCGCGCTCGCCATTTGCCGGGCGCCCATCCCGTAGGAGGCGAGCCGCACCACCGGCATCTCGTACACGCCGAACGCGGTCCGCAGGCTCTGCCGCCTCAGGTCGACACTGACTTGCCCGTCCCGCCCTGGTCCCAGAATCGCGGCGTAGAATGCCACGCCCACGCGGGCTTTGTCCAGCCTCCGCAGATCCATCGGCTGCTCCCAAGCCCAAACCATCACGGCCGGCGGTTTCTGTCCCGCCTGCGCGCACACCATCAGCATGACCGCGCAGATGATCCGCGGCCACCATTCGCTTCTGGAAGGCATTTTCCTCAAATTAGCTCAGATTATGAATTGAAGGGGAAACCCGGCACAGGGCCGAAGGCGAACCGGAAGCCATTTTCCGCCACCGTCCGCAGATCCGCCTCGCCAAATCCGAACTCGTCCCGAGCGATCTCATACTCTTTGATAAGCGTCGTATGGAACATCGGCGGATCATCGGTGTTCAAAATAATCGGGACACCGGCGTCATAAAGCCGCCGCACCGGGTGCTCCTTCAACGAACCCACCGCGCCGGTACACACGTTACTGGAGATCGACACCTCCAGCGGGATATTCCGGTCTCGCAGGTGCGCCACCAGCACCGGATCCTCTATCGACCGGATGCCGTGCCCGATCCGCTCCGCTCCGCACTCGAGCGCCGCCCAGACACTTGCCGGACCCACGGTCTCGCCCGCATGCGGAGCCAACCTCAGGCCATTCGCCCGGGCATAGTCGAACACTTCGCGGAACTGCTCCACCGGGCCGCCCGCCTCGTCGCCTCCCACGCCAAAGCCGACCACACCCCGGTCCTTCAACCCAACGGCCGCACGGGCCACGGACCACACATGCTCCAGTCCAAACTGACGCACCGCGTCGAAGATGAACCGCACCGGGATCGGGCCCTCCTGCGCGGCCAGGGCAATCGCGTCAAACACCGGACCCAACTCCATGCCCCGCCACAGCACTACGCCCGCGCTCACGTTGACCTCGGCATAGCGCACGCCTTGCCGGGCCAGGTCTTCGAGCAGCCGCCGCGTGATCAGGCCGAAGTGTTCCGGGGCTTTCAGATGAAGGTTCACCCACTTGTAGCTCTGCAGGAACCCCAGGAAGTTCTCGTAACGATAATGCGACCGAATCTCCTCCAGCGAGAGCTTCGGTTCGATCTCCTGCAGAGTCTCCGGGGTCACCGATCCTTCCAGGTGAACGTGCAGTTCCGCTTTGTCCAGTGAAGAAAGCTCCATGAACTGACATAATAGCCGCATGAAGCCAGGTGAGTTGGATGCCCTCGTCGGCGGCTACCACGGTGATCCGTTCTCCGTTCTCGGTCCTCATCAGGACGAAGACGGTTGGATCATCCGAGCTCTCCTGCCTCAGGCGGCCAGCGCGTCCGTTCGCCTGCCCGACGACTCCACCATCCCGATGGAGCGTGTTCACGACACAGGCGTGTATGCCGCCCGAATGAAGGAGGACCCGGGCGCCTACCGGATCCACATCGAGCAGCAGCGCGGCGGCTCAGTCGAACTTGAGGATCCTTACCGCTTCGCCCCGCTCCTCAGCAGCTTCGACCTCCATCTGCACGCCGAAGGGACCAACTACCAGTCCTGGCACAGTATGGGCGCCCACATGACCGAGGTCGACGGCATCCCCGGCGTGCGCTTCGCTGTCTGGGCCCCGAACGCAGAAATGGTCAGCGTCGCAGGCGACTTCAACCAGTGGGACACCGCCCGCCACCCCATGCGCCGCCGCGACAGCGGCATCTGGGAACTCTTCATTCCCAAGATCGGCGAAGGCGAGGTCTACAAGTATTTCGTCCGCTCGCGCATCTACGGCGTCTCCGGCCTCAAGTGCGATCCTTACGGCTTCGCCAGCGAGAAGCCGCCCAAGCAGGCGTCCATCGTCTGGAACCTCGAGCGCTACCAGTGGTCGGACCAGCAGTGGATGGACCAACGCTCACGCACGCAATGGCTGGAGCGCCCCATCAGCGTCTACGAGCTCCACCTCGAATCCTGGATGCGCAATCCAGACGGCGAGCCCCTCTCTTACCGCGAACTCGCCGCTCACCTGATTCCGTACGTCAAGCGCATG encodes the following:
- the add gene encoding adenosine deaminase, yielding MELSSLDKAELHVHLEGSVTPETLQEIEPKLSLEEIRSHYRYENFLGFLQSYKWVNLHLKAPEHFGLITRRLLEDLARQGVRYAEVNVSAGVVLWRGMELGPVFDAIALAAQEGPIPVRFIFDAVRQFGLEHVWSVARAAVGLKDRGVVGFGVGGDEAGGPVEQFREVFDYARANGLRLAPHAGETVGPASVWAALECGAERIGHGIRSIEDPVLVAHLRDRNIPLEVSISSNVCTGAVGSLKEHPVRRLYDAGVPIILNTDDPPMFHTTLIKEYEIARDEFGFGEADLRTVAENGFRFAFGPVPGFPFNS
- a CDS encoding DUF3142 domain-containing protein, with translation MPSRSEWWPRIICAVMLMVCAQAGQKPPAVMVWAWEQPMDLRRLDKARVGVAFYAAILGPGRDGQVSVDLRRQSLRTAFGVYEMPVVRLASYGMGARQMASAAAAVVKIVQTTKARAVQVDYDAPVSELENYRGLLRELRTRLGPDVFLSMTALVSWCGADSWMKDLPVDEVVPMAFRMGSEDPVWRNMLAAGRDFAAPVCRDSLGVTLDEKMPTIPPRQRTYIFTGWNQPETRLDELIQKLEQKQ